One segment of Pseudomonadota bacterium DNA contains the following:
- a CDS encoding flagellar basal body L-ring protein FlgH, translated as MKTRCKAGFCLLLMSVLCLPACMGGRQAMQPPAPVVYPDKNKPPVPVQATYHNGSICQLDGPNQDSALFYDSRRARNVGDIVFVLIAESFKGTGKASTQSDGSNSSSYAIPTLFGHENVFDFLGKDADMSKLIETKRTTETKGDGATSRSNTLSARVAARVVEVLPNNNYRIQGSHYTKVNGEDHFVTLSGIIRACDISA; from the coding sequence ATGAAAACCAGATGCAAAGCCGGTTTCTGTTTATTATTAATGAGTGTCCTTTGCTTGCCGGCATGTATGGGTGGTCGGCAGGCGATGCAGCCTCCGGCTCCGGTTGTTTATCCCGACAAAAATAAGCCTCCGGTGCCCGTACAGGCAACATATCATAATGGTTCCATCTGTCAGTTGGATGGACCCAATCAGGATTCAGCACTCTTCTATGATTCCCGTCGGGCCCGCAATGTCGGTGATATTGTTTTTGTTCTTATTGCTGAAAGTTTCAAGGGTACCGGTAAAGCTTCGACCCAGAGTGATGGTTCAAACAGCAGCTCCTATGCCATTCCCACCTTGTTTGGGCATGAAAATGTCTTTGATTTTTTAGGTAAGGATGCGGATATGAGTAAATTGATTGAAACTAAAAGGACTACCGAAACCAAGGGTGATGGTGCCACCTCCCGCAGTAATACCCTGTCTGCCCGGGTGGCGGCCAGAGTGGTTGAAGTTCTGCCGAATAACAACTATCGTATTCAGGGGAGTCATTACACTAAAGTCAATGGTGAAGATCATTTTGTGACCCTCAGCGGCATTATCCGCGCCTGCGATATATCAGC